The sequence AAAGAAGAGGCCAACAAGGCAAAGTGCTTATTGAGGTTTGGATTGATGATAAGGGAGAACAAATTAAGCACTTCATCGTTGATTCTTCTGGGTTTTCTACATTAGATAGCGCCGCATTGAGCGCCATATCAAACTGGAAGTTCGACGTTTCTACAGAGCACGGCTATGCCATCGCTCATCGAGTACAGATACCTGTAAACTTTACACTGGATAGATAAATGAACATGTTAACAACGATTCATAGCCAATTGGGCTTGATGGCTTTGCCACTCACTCTACTTTCACTTCTAACTCTAACGCTTTTACTCGAGCGGGTTATTTTTCTCAGCATAAATAGCAGAACATCAAGCCATTACCTTATTGGAAAAATAAGAAATATCGATGTAAACAGTACCCATGCTTTAAACGAGCTGATTCAAGAACAAGCCACAAAAAAGAACACTCTATCCAAGGGAGTAGCCCTGCTTCTTGCTCACAAAAATTTTGCTAAACCACTAAGAGAACAAACCGTTAGTATTTGGTTAGCAAGAAATCGTCAACAATACACTTCTGGGTTACGTTTCCTTTCCGTCATAGGTGCCATTAGCCCTTTAATTGGCTTGCTTGGAACGGTGCTAGGATTAATCGAAATGTTTAAAGACCTAGGAACAACAACAGGGGCCATTGCGCCATCGGACCTTGCTAAGGGCCTAGGTCTTGCTATGTCTACAACCGCGGCAGGTTTGATAATTGCCGTCCCTGCTATATTTGGTAGTCAGATCCTTCAATTATGGGCTGAGCGTTCCATTGCTAAAATAGAACATGCGCTAAATCACTGTAACCTTTACCTTGAAGGTATTTCCCTAGAGAAAGTAACGAATGAGGTTATCCATCGCCAACCTTCAACAGACATTAGCGACAGTATAGAAGTCACTCAAGCGCATGAGGCTAAGACCGTATGATCACATCTAGCCCTCAACAACCCAGCTTCTTAACCCCAGACTTAACGCCACTCTTGGATCTCATCTTTATTGTGCTGGTATTTCTATTATTAACCGCCAATATCCAGATTAAGAGCATGGAAGTCAGCATTCCTCAAACACAAGACCACGAAGTGTTGAGTCCTCCAGACAAAGACGTTATCACCGTTAATATACATGCCCAGGACTCGCTATGGGCTATCGAAGGAATCCCTTATTCCGATTGGAATCAGTTCGCGGAAGTTCTTGTCATCACAATCAACAATCAACCCAATAAATCACTTGTGATTGCCGCGGACAAATCCGCCTCGGTGCAATCCATGCTTAGGCTATTAGCCTTTCTACAAAAAAACCAAATCAACGCAACCAATATCATTATGGATAACCAAGAATCATGAGAGCATTTACCCTTATTTTAAGCCTTCTATTATTTCAACCATCCGCTTTCGCAAAAGAACGAATCATTAGTGCCGGCTCAGTGGTCACCGAACTTATTTATGCCCTGGGAGCAGAACAACAACTTGTTGCAGTGGATGTGACAAGCAAACACCTTGTCGCTAATCAAGATATCCCTCAAGTAGGATACCACCGACAATTATCCGCCGAAGGGTTATTGGCTCTACACCCAAGTTACCTAGTTGGCTCTAATGAAATGGGACCCGATTCCACTCTGGAAAATCTAAAATCAAGTCATGTAAATGTCCTCATAGTTCCACCAGGTAATTCGACCGAAGCGCTCTATCAAAGGATAGATATCCTTGCGGAACTCACTGGAACAACAAATAAAGCCTTAGAGCTAAAGCAGACCGTAAAGCAAGATATAGACAATTTAACTCAATACGAATTAACACGTAGCCCAAAAGTCATCTTTTTAATGCTAAGCAAAGGCCGACCTGCTACGGTGGGTGGTAAAGAGACAACCGTCGATAAAATTATTACATTGTCTGGTGCAACTAACCCAGCAAACGAAGCCGTAAGCTCTTACAAGCCACTTTCTATGGAAGCGGTTGTTGCATTGCAGCCCGACTATATATTAGTGAGCGAACGCGCTTGGAAAAGCCTTGAAGGTCATGACGGCATAATGGCCTCTTTCCCTTTGTTAGCGGCAACACCTGCAGGCCAACCGGGAAAAATTTTATCGATTCCAAGCCATGCTTTAATTGGTGGGTTTGGTATAGAGAGTATTCGACTTTCACAAAAACTGCGTGATAAGTTTAACCAAGACGAATCATAAACGTATCGAGACGACAGAATAAAAAATGAACAATAAGATCTCTGGGCGAATTTCCGTCCGTTTGTTAACGCCTATCGGCATATCACTTCTCTTTATGGCGGTGATTGCCTCAGTGTCCATTGGACCAATGAAGATTACTTTTATCGACAGCATGCTCGCGATTCTTCCTGGGCAGTTATCTTCAAATAACACTGATTCCGCATACATGGAATTGATTGTTCAACAAATCAGATTACCAAGAACCTTATTAGCAGTTGCGGTTGGCGCTATTTTAGCTTTATGTGGTACCGTTATGCAGGGTTTATTTCGAAACCCTCTTGCCGACCCCGGTATCATTGGTGTCTCTGCGGGCGCATCTTTAGGTGCAGCTATTGCGATTGTTCTTTTCGGTAGCCTAGCCGAGCAATATCCTCACCTTTTATTATTTGGTACTGTCCCTTTATTCTCTTTTATTGGAGGGACCATAACCACTTTACTTGTCTATCGCCTCGGAACGTCTCCAACTGGAACATCGGTTACTATGATGCTTCTTGCGGGTGTGGCTATCAGTGCACTTGCTGGCGCTGGTCTCGGTTTGATGAACTACTTTGCCGATGACCAAGCCCTTAGAGATCTTTCTTTATGGACGATGGGCTCACTTGCCGGTGCTAACTATCAAGGTTTGAGCATGGCGTTTACAAGCTTGCTGATTCTCTTTTTCCTCTTTTATCGTGACGCAAATAAGCTCAATGTCTTATTGCTAGGGGAGCCAGAAGCCAAACATATGGGCATAGAAGTTCAAGCATTGAAACGTCGACTAATTTTGCTGACTGCGGCGGGTGTCGGTGTCACTGTTTCTCTTGCAGGCATGATTGGTTTTATCGGATTAATTGTGCCTCATTTGGGTCGGATGCTCTCGGGGCCCAACCACCGCACTCTACTCCCTTTATCTATGATAATTGGTGCTTTATTACTGCTTATTGCCGATATGATTGCCAGAACGGTTGTCGCTCCATTAGACATGCCCGTTGGCATTGTGACAGCGCTAATCGGTTCTCCTTTCTTTATCTGGTTATTAGTTAAGCAAAAAGGGCGTATATAGTCATGACAAGCGCAGTCTCTCTTAAAAATTTACACCTTAAACTTGGCGGAAAGACCATTTTGGATAATATTTCCGTTGATTTTCATGCTTCTGAATTAACCATACTATTGGGTCCTAACGGAACAGGTAAAAGCAGCCTTTTGAAGCTCATAACCAAAGAATGGCCCCATAATGGCATGGTACGTTATTTCAATACTGACTCTGACAATTGGAAACCATCAACGTTAGCCAAGCATATGGGTGTTCTACCTCAATCCAGTACACTTTCCTTCAATTTTTCGGTTAGAGAAGTTATCGAATTAGGAGGGTTAACTCTACGTGCATCACAAAAAGAGATCGCTTCAATCGCCGAAGAATATATGCGACAAACCGATGTCATTCATTTGGCTGGACGTCTTTACCCTAGTCTATCCGGTGGTGAAAAACAGAGAGTTCATTTAGCCAGAGTTTTAACCCAATTAGCACAGAGTGAAGACAAAAAAGTGTTACTTCTGGATGAACCAACATCAGCACTGGATTTATCCCACCAACATAAAACACTACAACTAGCAAAGGCATTGACCGAGCAAGGTGCGTCTGTCATCACTGTCATTCACGATCTCAATCTGGCTGCGCAATATGCCGATAGGATATTGATACTAAATGAAGGTAAATTAGTCGCAGACGGAACTCCGTGGGACACATTAACCAAAGAAAATATTGCCGATGTTTATCACTGGCCAGTGCAGGTTGTTCCACACCCTGAACGTGGGCACCCGATCATATTGACATAATTAGAGGGACTCCATTTAACGATGAATAACGAGAACATGCCGCTTCATACTCTAGCGCGCTAAAAGGCATAATTGCGTTTCCCACCAAATTAGAAATGATATGTATTTATAATATAATCAGCCCCAAAATTGTTAATAAGTTATTAATTTCGGGGCTCGAAATAGCATTTATTCTTGAAGTCAATCACACTATTCTGTACGATTCGCCAGTCTAATTAGAATCCGATCACAATTGCTTTAAAGCAGTCTCTTTGCTATTCAGTTTAGCTTTAGTAGTAATATCGATTGGAACAAATTTATTTATCCATAAATATACTGAGCTAAAATGTTTGAATTTCCACAGTTTTCAGGGCAATCAGTTAAAAATGATGTGCTCTCCGGGCTTACTGTTGCCTTAGCACTTGTGCCAGAAGCAGTTGCGTTCGCCTTTGTTGCAGGTGTTGACCCAATGGTTGGCCTTTACGCAGCATTTATCGTTGGTATCATCACCTCTATCTTTGGTGGCCGACCTGGTATGATTTCTGGTGCCACTGGTGCAATGGCCGTCGTTATGGTTAGCCTTGTCGCTACCCACGGTGTGCAATATCTATTCGCTGCAATTTTACTCGCAGGCGCGTTACAGGTCTCGGCTGGTATTTTCCGTTTAGGTAAATTTATTCGTATGGTGCCACATCCGGTGATGATTGGTTTCGTCAACGGTCTCGCTATCGTTATTTTCCTAGCGCAACTTGGTCAGTTCAAAGCTCCTGATATAAATGGCGTGATCTCGTGGCTTCCAACCGATCAAATGGCGGTCATGATTGGTTTGATTTTGCTGACGATGGCTATTATTCATTTTTTGCCTAAGTTTACCACGGCAGTGCCTTCGTCTTTGGTGGCGATTGTTTCTGTGACGCTAATCGTTCAACTTCTTGGGCTCGATACTCGTACTGTTGTTGATTTCCTAAGAACGATGTCAGGTGATGAAGCCGCGACACTGGCCGGTAGCTTGCCGACATTTTCTGTTCCAATGGTTCCGTTTAACTTAGAAACACTACAAATCATTCTTCCTTACGCAATAATTCTTGCTGCAATAGGCTTAATAGAATCTCTATTAACACTTACGGTGATCGACGAAATGACCAACACGCGTGGTCAAGCTAACCGTGAGTGTGTAGGACAAGGCATTGCAAATATGACTTGTTCTGTCTTTGGTGCAATGGGTGGTTGCGCAATGATTGGTCAATCTATGATCAACGTTAACTCAGGTGGTCGTGGCAGACTTTCAGGCATCACAGCAGCTCTAGCTCTGTTGTTCTTTATTTTGTTCGCGTCTGCATTAATTGAAATGATTCCATTATCAGCACTCGTTGGTGTTATGTTTATGGTGGTCATCGGCACATTTGAATGGGCAACGTTTAAACTTGCACGTCGCGTACCAAAACAAGATTTCTTCGTTATTGTACTAGTAACCATTGTGACAGTAATGACTGACTTGGCGGTCGCGGTTGCCGTTGGTGTTATCGCCTCAGCACTTATGTTTGCATGGCAACACGCGAAGCATATTTATGCTAGCAGCAAATTAAACGCTGAAGGTTCAAAGGAATACCATATTAATGGCCCAATTTTCTTTGGTTCAGCAGCAAACTTCTTAGAACTGTTTGACGCTAAAAATGACCCAGTTGATGTTATTGTTGATTTTGCAAATTCACGTGTGGCAGACCATTCTGCTATCGAAGCAATTGAAACTATTGCAGAGCGCTATACCGCAGTAGGTAAGACGCTTCACTTACGTCACTTGAGCCCAGATTGCCGCACTCTACTTGAGAACGCAGGTAGTCTTGTTGAAATAAATGTTAAAGAAGACCCAAGCTACAAAGTAGCAACGGATTTACTGGCTGGATAACTTTATTACCCACTGGTTAAACAGATGAAGCCCAACGAGCAAACGTTGGGCTTCATTGTATCTGTCGCCGGAAAATTACAGTTTTTTAAGTAACTCGATGCTCGCTTCTTCGATTAAATCTAATACCAACTCAAACCCATTATCACCACCGTAATAGGGATCGGGAATCTCATTATATCCAGATTTCGAATGGCGAAGAAACAAGCTGATTTTATGAGTATGTTCTATTGGACACATACCGAGTAACTCACTCATGTTGTCTCTATCTGCCGCCAAAATAATATCAAAATACTCAAAATCTTTTGGTGAAACTTGGCGAGCAACAATACCATCAAACGAATATCCTCTATACTCGCCTGCCGTTCTTGCTCGAAAATCGGGTTCATTTCCAGAATGAAAATCGAGCGTTCCAGCAGAATCTACTTCGATAGGTAGATTCATTTTTTTAGCCGTAGCGCGCAAAACGGCTTCGCCTGTAGGGGAGCGACATATATTACCCATGCAAACCACGAGAATCTTCTTCATACTACCCTCCAAAATTTAAGGTTTTTCCATTAACCTTATTCCTTTATCATAGTCGTTAACTCAGCATTATTAAAAGGATTACCATGAGTTCTAATCAATCAAAAGATGATCGATACAAAGCACGCCAAGAAAAGGTGAAAAGGAACATCGACGAAAAGATAGAATCAGCTCAAATTGAAAAAGGATTATTGCTCGTCATTACCGGAAACGGTAAAGGCAAAAGTACAGCTGGCTTTGGTACTATTGCTCGCGCAGTAGGGCACGACTTAACGTGTTCTGTGGCTCAATTCATCAAAGGGACTTGGGATAACGGCGAGAAAAACTTATTAGAAAAACTCGGTGTAGAGTTTCAAGTGATGGCGACGGGATTCACGTGGAATACCCAAGACAAAGAGTCCGACACAATAGCAGCTCAAAAGGTTTGGCAAGAGTGTAAACGTATGCTTAAAGATGAATCTATCGATGTGGTTTTATTTGATGAGCTTACTTATATGGTGACCTATGGCTATATTGATTTGGATGAGGTTATAGAAGCTCTTCAAAATAGACCTAAAATGCAGTCAGTTGTGATCACTGGCCGTGCTGCTCATCGTTCCTTGATAGAGATTGCCGATACAGTTTCTGAAGTTAAAAATGTCAAACACGCCTTTGAATCGGGTGTAAAAGCTTTACGTGGTGTAGATTGGTAAAAAATGAAAAACCTATATTGATAAATGAATCCACCAAATCCGTCATCCCCACTTTTGTGGGGATGACACGTTTTTACTTTCAATAATTAGCCTTAGTAGCAGGCCGAAAATTAGTTAAACAACCCTTTAAGTAACTTGTCAGCCAGCTCTTTTGTCTTACCATCTTTGACTTTATCACCAAGAACGCGGTTTAGTTCCTTCTCGGCTTTTTCCTCAAGCTCTTTCTTTTTCTGAGATTCTAGCTGTTTCCATAATTGGTCGAACTCAATTTTATACTTAGGTTCAGCCCACTTATTGTAAACACGAACAGGTATAGTGATATCTTTCAGGTCATTAATATCCTTGCCACCCTGTCCTTTCAAAGAACCAACAATGGAAGTGTCGAGTAATAAATCCATTGTTTCATTGATATAATTTGCGTTCCCTTCACCACGAATTCGCAGTAATGGCGATGAAATTGTTAGATCGTTAGTCGTCATCACACCTTTATTTAGGTTCAATGTCGCTTTCATTGCGCTAAAGTCAGTTTTCTTTTCTTCCTCCTCTGACTCATCCACTTTTTGGCCTTTAATTTTGGCATAGTTAACTCGAATTAGTTGAGCAACGTTTATTCCGTTCACTGCACCATCGGCAAAGTTAATCTTTATCGTACCCGCTAGGTTTTGTTTGATACCTGTTGGCGTTAAACTTTTACCCTTAACGTTTACATCAATATTACCTGTGCCTTCTAGCATATCGTTTTCAGCAACATCTTTAAGTAGTGGTTGCACTTTAACGCCTTTGATCTGCTTCTTAGCCCAATAGCTTGCTGGGCTTTTTCGTGCATCTAACTGCGCGGACGCATTTATTGAACCTTGATATAATTTCGAGCTAAATGAATTAAGATCAGCAACGCCGCGGTTAACCGTAAAGCTTGTCACAACCGCCTGCATCTTGGCGTTACTTGCTTTAAAATTATCGATAGTAATTTTGCCTTTCACATCCAAATTATTAAGCGCACTTAAATCTGGTTCTACCTCTTTTTGCGGTTTCGCGCCATTCGATGTCGATGCTGTTGAAGCCTCTGATTCTTTAGTTGATTTATCTTCAGCCGGTTGTGATTTATTTAATCCTAAGAATTCATCTAAATCGATATTGGGGCTATGTAGATCAAAACGAATTTGTGGAATATCGGATAGTTTGACGGTGCTATTACCATCGAACTGAAGCGCATTTAAGTTCAACTTTTCGAGGTCAAGAGAGATCAGAGACTGCTTAATATCGAAACCGAAATCGGATTTTGCAGTAATTTTCATTGGTGATTGAGGTAAGCTATCGCCGACAAAAGTCGAGTTCAAATCCATATTTTTAAGACGTATTTGACTAATTTCCTTGTCTACCATCAGATCTGAGGTTAATTTCAGGTCAATATCCAAATCAGCAGATCGACCTTTCACGCTTACCGACAGAGAGTTATCGGTATCAAAAGCAAACGTATTGAGTTCAACTTTAGCGCTTGAAATTTTCGTACTAGGGTCGCTAAAACTCGAATCAAGAACAATGTTACGTAATTCATATGTCGCAAGATCTTGCATAAGCTTTAGTTCAGCTTGACCTTCTGTCGCGAAATTTTGTTGATTGTTTTTACCTTTAGCGGCGAATGTCACCGTTGTCCACTGAGCAAAAGCGAATTCAGATACCGTTAAACCAACATCATAAAGCTTGGTATAAGAGCCTGTTGAATCATCTTGGATTTCGAGAGACGCATTTGTTACCGAGACACCAGCAAGATTAATTGTCCATGAATTTTGTGCCTCTGAAGGGGCTGGCTCAGAGGTTGGAGGATTAGGCGATGCCGTTTTGGATGAGTCTGTTGATTCCGTCGGTTCGGCTTTATTTGTCTGTGTTAACGCATCAAGATTACTAGAACCGTCTTTTTTAGTTTCCAGATAGATTTCTGCACCATCTAAAGAAACATTCCCAATATATAGCTCTTTGCTGAACATAGGCATAACCGAAACATCAACGCCAATGCCTTCAATTTTCAACAAATTTTCGTTTTTGAATCCTGCTGGGTTCTTAAGTTCAGTCTTACCTAAACTCAACCCTAAAGATGGAAAAAACTGCCAACTAATATCCCCATCAATAATAAGATCCATACCTGTCTGTTTTTTTGTCTGTTCAACAATCAGTGGCTTAAATTGATTAGGGTTCACAAATAAAAGTAAGGCTGCTATCGCCAATACAATGACTACAACCGGAATGCCGATAATTAATAGAATTTTTTTCATTCACTTTCCCTTTGCGAAAATAAGGCAACGTCTTTGCCTTAGCAATAATAGAATATAGACACGAATAATTGTGTTTTTCATAAGACAAAAAATGGCACATAAAGTGCCACTTTTAAACTACATACTGTCAATTAATTGAAATGATTTTGCTAACAGTTGGAAATCTTATAGTTAAGAATTCAGTAATTTAGCAATATGAGCCTTCAAAACATCGATAGCGATTCTGTTTTTACCACCACGAGGGACAATAATATCGGCATACTGTTTAGATGGTTCGATAAACTGCATAAACATTGGTCGAACCGTCTTCTGATATTGTTTCAGTACGGATTCCATCGTTCTACCGCGCTCTTGTACATCGCGAGTAACTCTTCGTAATAAACAGATGTCGAGCGGCGTATCCATGAAAATAGACGCGTGCATCAAACCACGTAACCTTGGGTCGGTTAATAGTAAAATGCCTTCCAAAATAATGACCTTTTTCGGTGTGAACTCTGTCGTTTCCTTTACACGAGTATGCTCGGTATAGCTATACTCTGGAATATCAACCGTGTCACCTTTCATCAACTGCTCTAAGTGATCGCACAACAAGTCATGATCCAAGGCATTAGGATGGTCATAGTTTGTTTTAACTCGATCCTCCATACTCAAATCACTTTGATCTTTATAGTAGCAATCTTCAGTTATAACACCGATTTGGTGATCACCGACCTTGGCTTTCAACTCATTATAAATTGTACTAGCGATTAAACTCTTTCCGGAGGCAGATGCACCAGCAATACCTACAATGACGCAATTATTATTTTCAGACATGATCAACACTTGGGGGCAATGGAATAAACCGTATAATTATAGAGTTTACTCAAGCTAGATACTAGGTTTTGTATCAAGAGAAATACAGCTATCTGAAAAAAACATGCCAAATCGGATAGCTGCCTGTTAAAAAACCGTCAATCGTATTATCAACCACCACTTTAGCTAAGATTAGTAAAGGGGATACTTTCTGCTTTAGCTTTACCCAACCAATACATGCTACTTGTGATTTTTTCCGCCAGATGCAGGTAAATCTGAGTATGTTCGCTATCTGGTCGAGCCACCACTGTGGGTTTACCTGCATCAATATCTTCACGCATAGTAATATCAAGTGGTACCTGTGCTAATAAATTAGCACCAAATTCCTGAGCCACTTTCATCGCTCCATTGTGACCAAATATGTGTTCTTTTTCACCACAGTGGCTACAGATGTGATAGCTCATATTTTCAACTACGCCTACCACGGGAACAGCCACCTTTTCAAACATAGCTAGTCCTTTACGGACATCCGCTAAAGCGAGATCTTGTGGTGTGGTAACAATCACAGCCGTCGTTACTGGAATATTTTGTGAAAGAGTCAGTTGTACATCACCTGTACCTGGAGGCATATCGATAACTAAATAATCTAAAGATGGCCAATCTGTCTCATTTAAAAGTTGCCCCAACGCCTTAGACGCCATTGGGCCACGCCAGATTGCCGCTTCAGATTTATCAACCAAATAGCCTATCGAATTGGTATAAATACCAAATGATTCAATAGGTATCATAAATTGCCCATCACGCACATCTGGAGACTCATCTTCTTTCCCAAGCATCATGGGAACAGATGGACCGTAAATATCCGCATCAAGCAGACCAACTTGCGCACCTTGAGTACTTAATGCCAATGCCAAATTCACTGCAGTAGTCGATTTACCTACCCCACCTTTTGCTGACGTGACCGCAATAATATTTTTTACATTAGGTAATTCTGCCGTCACCACCGTTTCTAAAGCGGCGACACTAACAGAAATTGACACTTTATTCGCATCGATATCTTGCCCTTCAATCCAGCGCGCTAACGAACTTTGTAAGTCCGCAGAATAGAAGGGTAGCTGTATTTTCACGCAACCATTATTTAGACGTTTTACAATAGTTGAAGCCCCAGCCCAACCCTCAATGAGTAATGGGTGTTGAAACTGATTTAGCCAGCTAACCAGTGCTTCTTTAGAATCGAAAATAGACATGCATTTGCTCCTACGGATACTCATGTACTCGGGAATGAAATTGTTTGCTTAATAAGATTGTAAAGTGAATTTCATTAGTGCCTTGTATGCTAACACTCCAGCCGTGCTAGCTAAACCCTAAAAATTTAATGGAATAAATGTTTCCATTGTTGGAGTCAGGCCCGGCATAAGGTAGTATTACCTACTAATTTTTACCTCCTAATTAAAGTGAATTATTAAGTATGGCAACTGATCCAAGAAAACTTTTGGTAACTTGTGCCCTTCCGTACGCTAACGGTTCAATACACCTTGGCCATATGCTTGAGCATATCCAAGCTGATATCTGGGTTCGATACCAAAGGCTACGTGGCAACACAGTAAACTTCATCTGTGCAGACGATGCTCACGGCACACCAATAATGCTTAAAGCGCAGCAGATGGGAATATCACCAGAAGAAATGATCGCTGCTGTAAGTGAAGAACATCAAAAAGATTTTGCTGGCTTCGATATTAGCTTTGACAATTACCACAGCACACATAGCGATGAGAACCGCGAATTAGCGAGTTTGATTTATCTTCGCCTTAAAGAAAATGGTTTCATTTCAAGCCGAACTATTTCTCAATTGTTTGATCCTGAAAAAGAGATGTTTCTGCCGGATCGCTTCGTAAAAGGGACATGTCCAAAGTGCAAATCTGAAGACCAATACGGTGATAACTGTGATAACTGTGGTGAAACCTACAGCCCAACAGATTTAATAGATCCGAAATCAGCGGTTTCTGGTGCGACACCAGTGATGAAAGATTCAGAACACTTCTTCTTTGACTTACCACAATTTGAAAGCATGCTGAAAGCTTGGACTCGTTCAGGGTCCCTTCAAGCTGAAACGGCAAACAAGATGCAAGAATGGTTTGAGTCAGGGCTAAAACAGTGGGATATCTCCCGCGACGCGCCTTATTTTGGTTTTGAGATACCGGGTGAAAAGAACAAGTTTTTCTATGTTTGGCTTGACGCTCCAATCGGTTACATGGGGTCATTTAAAAACCTATGTGATAAACGAGATGACTTAAACTTTGATGAGTATTGGGCAAAAGATAGCACAACCGAACTTTATCATTTTATTGGCAAAGACATTGTTTATTTCCATAGTTTGTTCTGGCCAGCAGTGCTCGACGGCGCAGGCTTCCGTAAGCCGAACAATGTATTCGTCCACGG is a genomic window of Vibrio algarum containing:
- the udk gene encoding uridine kinase yields the protein MSENNNCVIVGIAGASASGKSLIASTIYNELKAKVGDHQIGVITEDCYYKDQSDLSMEDRVKTNYDHPNALDHDLLCDHLEQLMKGDTVDIPEYSYTEHTRVKETTEFTPKKVIILEGILLLTDPRLRGLMHASIFMDTPLDICLLRRVTRDVQERGRTMESVLKQYQKTVRPMFMQFIEPSKQYADIIVPRGGKNRIAIDVLKAHIAKLLNS
- a CDS encoding AsmA family protein, whose amino-acid sequence is MKKILLIIGIPVVVIVLAIAALLLFVNPNQFKPLIVEQTKKQTGMDLIIDGDISWQFFPSLGLSLGKTELKNPAGFKNENLLKIEGIGVDVSVMPMFSKELYIGNVSLDGAEIYLETKKDGSSNLDALTQTNKAEPTESTDSSKTASPNPPTSEPAPSEAQNSWTINLAGVSVTNASLEIQDDSTGSYTKLYDVGLTVSEFAFAQWTTVTFAAKGKNNQQNFATEGQAELKLMQDLATYELRNIVLDSSFSDPSTKISSAKVELNTFAFDTDNSLSVSVKGRSADLDIDLKLTSDLMVDKEISQIRLKNMDLNSTFVGDSLPQSPMKITAKSDFGFDIKQSLISLDLEKLNLNALQFDGNSTVKLSDIPQIRFDLHSPNIDLDEFLGLNKSQPAEDKSTKESEASTASTSNGAKPQKEVEPDLSALNNLDVKGKITIDNFKASNAKMQAVVTSFTVNRGVADLNSFSSKLYQGSINASAQLDARKSPASYWAKKQIKGVKVQPLLKDVAENDMLEGTGNIDVNVKGKSLTPTGIKQNLAGTIKINFADGAVNGINVAQLIRVNYAKIKGQKVDESEEEEKKTDFSAMKATLNLNKGVMTTNDLTISSPLLRIRGEGNANYINETMDLLLDTSIVGSLKGQGGKDINDLKDITIPVRVYNKWAEPKYKIEFDQLWKQLESQKKKELEEKAEKELNRVLGDKVKDGKTKELADKLLKGLFN
- the apbC gene encoding iron-sulfur cluster carrier protein ApbC, with product MSIFDSKEALVSWLNQFQHPLLIEGWAGASTIVKRLNNGCVKIQLPFYSADLQSSLARWIEGQDIDANKVSISVSVAALETVVTAELPNVKNIIAVTSAKGGVGKSTTAVNLALALSTQGAQVGLLDADIYGPSVPMMLGKEDESPDVRDGQFMIPIESFGIYTNSIGYLVDKSEAAIWRGPMASKALGQLLNETDWPSLDYLVIDMPPGTGDVQLTLSQNIPVTTAVIVTTPQDLALADVRKGLAMFEKVAVPVVGVVENMSYHICSHCGEKEHIFGHNGAMKVAQEFGANLLAQVPLDITMREDIDAGKPTVVARPDSEHTQIYLHLAEKITSSMYWLGKAKAESIPFTNLS